Proteins found in one Miscanthus floridulus cultivar M001 chromosome 4, ASM1932011v1, whole genome shotgun sequence genomic segment:
- the LOC136550547 gene encoding serine/threonine-protein phosphatase 7 long form homolog isoform X3 yields MAGMELIDPVVDQRHRSNLQDGQLLAALRLRTHDKLWLLDHRWVPRLRAAGLLPFARLVERHRHRSARFPVDRALLSAWVDRWRPETHTFHLPVGEMTVTLQDVAMLFGLPLDGTPIGPVVVPADWDEQLLHRFDGVLQPAEGEPEQLGFHDRHGPPKAWLSQFRAERLTDDEDDWRVLRHLEAYLLWLFGWVLFTSSHHDTVDRHFVHYAAQIAYAPLEAIPQYSWGSAVLAATYRALCDACTRRTSTGTLAGCPLLLMLWSFERFDIGRPTLSSYEPYADEVYVFDLFGEADELDAPTMGTLWLSRDPRWATGTGRGTYNAYVAALDQLTADRVRWTPYTAADIHARAPRGLSELCYRDQELWCTRKRLVFDIFVEPYCPERVARQFGRAQVFPLPRLEFDGSHEYSRKGQGIAFEQSWVDRMVLWVNAWAQAAADVHDLGGPFDEGTYREYLRWFHGATRVRCFPVPVEAAPHEAEITDTFVMEPPAAFHALTDICSDVGNELLSYAQRFEQTPPTVGRLELVAALRRLGQRCLAGVRRASCRQTTDVVVDVHQGVPPPPPPPPPVVGSGGRSGPSQQRVPVLGTCASCSDYTEGTSSLAHAMSQRDGDAIAIAAAAAATDPSPDPTPAPPVVKWPEGGALTRDWVAGLASTLDWCSRHLPADRLPEVLPAALVQRLVLAAAAILHREPNLVRVDPRPGQAVIVVGDVHGQLHDVIFLLRDAGFPSEDRIFVFNGDYVDRGAWGLETFLLLLAWKVLLPNCVFLLRGNHESKYCTSVYGFEKEVMTKYKDQGPQVYRKFLRCFEDLPLATIIAGSVYTAHGGVFRGTIVVPSKRSKKRKKGHKYKADFTVDVTAMKLGSLDELLKARRTVLDPPCEGSNLIPGDVLWSDPSLQMGLSPNKERGIGLLWGPDITQQFLRTNHLKVT; encoded by the exons ATGGCCGGCATGGAGCTTATCGACCCTGTTGTTGACCAGAGGCACCGCTCCAACTTGCAGGACGGGCAGCTTCTCGCAGCCCTACGTCTTCGTACCCACGACAAGTTGTGGTTACTTGACCACCGCTGGGTTCCACG TCTACGTGCTGCTGGTCTGCTTCCGTTTGCACGCCTGGTTGAGCGACACAGGCATAGGAGTGCGCGTTTTCCAGTGGACCGTGCACTCCTCTCTGCTTGGGTGGACCGCTGGAGACCGGAGACGCACACGTTCCACCTCCCTGTAGGTGAGATGACCGTCACTCTACAGGACGTCGCCATGCTCTTCGGTCTACCTCTCGACGGTACCCCGATCGGCCCAGTTGTCGTGCCGGCGGACTGGGACGAGCAACTCCTGCACCGTTTCGACGGTGTGTTGCAGCCGGCGGAGGGAGAGCCTGAGCAGTTAGGCTTCCATGACCGCCACGGGCCTCCAAAGGCTTGGTTGTCTCAGTTCCGTGCGGAGAGGCTCACGGACGACGAGGACGACTGGAGGGTGCTACGACACTTGGAGGCGTACCTGCTTTGGTTGTTTGGTTGGGTACTCTTCACCAGTTCCCACCACGACACCGTCGACAGGCACTTCGTCCACTACGCGGCGCAGATAGCGTACGCACCACTTGAGGCGATTCCCCAGTACAGTTGGGGTTCTGCAGTGCTTGCAGCTACGTATCGGGCTTTGTGTGACGCTTGCACTCGGAGGACTTCGACAGGTACGTTGGCTGGTTGTCCGTTGTTGCTGATGTTGTGGTCGTTCGAGCGGTTCGACATCGGTAGGCCGACCCTGTCGTCGTACGAGCCGTACGCCGACGAGGTGTACGTTTTCGACCTGTTTGGTGAGGCCGACGAGCTCGATGCCCCAACGATGGGCACACTCTGGTTGTCCCGTGAC CCTAGGTGGGCAACAGGCACGGGTAGAGGCACGTACAATGCGTACGTCGCTGCATTGGACCAGCTCACAGCTGACAGGGTTCGGTGGACCCCGTACACAGCAGCTGACATACATGCCCGTGCTCCGCGTGGCTTGTCGGAGTTGTGCTACCGAGACCAGGAGCTGTGGTGCACGAGGAAACGATTGGTGTTCGACATCTTTGTCGAGCCATATTGTCCAGAGCGGGTGGCACGTCAGTTTGGCCGTGCGCAGGTCTTTCCCCTTCCCCGACTTGAGTTTGACGGGTCCCACGA GTATTCAAGGAAAGGTCAAGGTATAGCGTTCGAGCAATCGTGGGTGGATAGGATGGTGCTTTGGGTCAACGCCTGGGCACAGGCTGCCGCTGACGTGCACGACCTTGGTGGGCCATTCGACGAGGGCACGTACCGAGAGTACTTGCGTTGGTTCCACGGAGCCACACGCGTCCGTTGCTTCCCCGTGCCGGTAGAGGCCGCGCCGCACGAGGCCGAGATCACCGACACGTTCGTGATGGAGCCACCAGCTGCTTTCCATGCGCTG ACAGATATCTGTAGTGACGTGGGCAACGAGCTGCTTTCGTATGCCCAGAGGTTCGAGCAGACCCCGCCAACGGTTGGTAGGCTTGAGTTGGTTGCCGCCCTTCGACGACTGGGGCAACGTTGCTTGGCGGGAGTTCGCCGGGCATCATGCCGCCAGACCACAGACGTAGTTGTTGACGTCCACCAGGGtgtgcctccacctcctcctccaccacctccagtCGTAGGATCTGGAGGACGTTCTGGTCCTTCCCAGCAGAGGGTTCCAGTCCTAG GTACATGTGCTTCATGCAGTGACTACACGGAGGGTACTAGCAGCCTAGCCCATGCCATGTCGCAGCGCGATGGCGATgccatcgccatcgccgccgcggcggcggcgacggatcCCTCCCCGGACCCGACACCGGCCCCGCCGGTGGTCAAGTGGCCCGAGGGCGGCGCGCTGACGCGGGACTGGGTGGCGGGGCTTGCGTCCACGCTGGACTGGTGCTCACGGCACCTCCCCGCGGACCGCCTCCCGGAGGTGCTCCCGGCCGCGCTGGTCCAGCGCCTGgtcctggccgccgccgccatcttgCACCGCGAGCCCAACCTCGTCCGCGTCGACCCGCGCCCCGGCCAGGccgtcatcgtcgtcggggatGTCCACGGCCAGCTCCACGACGTCATCTTCCTGCTCCGCGACGCCGGGTTCCCGTCCGAGGACCGCATCTTCGTCTTCAACGGCGACTACGTCGACCGCGGCGCCTGGGGCCTCGAGACCTTCCTGCTGCTACTCGCGTGGAAG GTGCTACTCCCGAATTGTGTGTTCCTTCTCCGAGGAAACCACGAATCCAAATACTGCACGTCAGTATATGGTTTCGAGAAGGAGGTAATGACTAAATACAAAGATCAGGGCCCTCAAGTTTATCGAAAGTTTTTAAGATGTTTTGAGGACCTTCCTCTAGCGACAATAATAGCAGGAAGCGTGTACACCGCACACGGAGGTGTCTTCCGTGGAACGATTGTAGTGCCATCAAAGAgatcaaaaaaaagaaagaagggtCACAAATACAAGGCGGATTTTACTGTTGATGTCACAGCCATGAAACTTGGATCCTTGGATGAGTTATTGAAAGCAAGGAGAACTGTTCTTGACCCTCCTTgtgaaggctcaaatttgatcccTGGGGATGTGCTCTGGTCTGACCCTTCCTTGCAGATGGGTCTTTCACCGAATAAAGAACGAGGCATCGGTTTGCTTTGGGGTCCAGATATCACTCAACAGTTTCTGCGGACAAATCATTTGAAG GTCACATGA
- the LOC136550547 gene encoding serine/threonine-protein phosphatase 7 long form homolog isoform X2, translating to MAGMELIDPVVDQRHRSNLQDGQLLAALRLRTHDKLWLLDHRWVPRLRAAGLLPFARLVERHRHRSARFPVDRALLSAWVDRWRPETHTFHLPVGEMTVTLQDVAMLFGLPLDGTPIGPVVVPADWDEQLLHRFDGVLQPAEGEPEQLGFHDRHGPPKAWLSQFRAERLTDDEDDWRVLRHLEAYLLWLFGWVLFTSSHHDTVDRHFVHYAAQIAYAPLEAIPQYSWGSAVLAATYRALCDACTRRTSTGTLAGCPLLLMLWSFERFDIGRPTLSSYEPYADEVYVFDLFGEADELDAPTMGTLWLSRDPRWATGTGRGTYNAYVAALDQLTADRVRWTPYTAADIHARAPRGLSELCYRDQELWCTRKRLVFDIFVEPYCPERVARQFGRAQVFPLPRLEFDGSHEYSRKGQGIAFEQSWVDRMVLWVNAWAQAAADVHDLGGPFDEGTYREYLRWFHGATRVRCFPVPVEAAPHEAEITDTFVMEPPAAFHALTDICSDVGNELLSYAQRFEQTPPTVGRLELVAALRRLGQRCLAGVRRASCRQTTDVVVDVHQGVPPPPPPPPPVVGSGGRSGPSQQRVPVLGTCASCSDYTEGTSSLAHAMSQRDGDAIAIAAAAAATDPSPDPTPAPPVVKWPEGGALTRDWVAGLASTLDWCSRHLPADRLPEVLPAALVQRLVLAAAAILHREPNLVRVDPRPGQAVIVVGDVHGQLHDVIFLLRDAGFPSEDRIFVFNGDYVDRGAWGLETFLLLLAWKVLLPNCVFLLRGNHESKYCTSVYGFEKEVMTKYKDQGPQVYRKFLRCFEDLPLATIIAGSVYTAHGGVFRGTIVVPSKRSKKRKKGHKYKADFTVDVTAMKLGSLDELLKARRTVLDPPCEGSNLIPGDVLWSDPSLQMGLSPNKERGIGLLWGPDITQQFLRTNHLKLIIRSHEGPDARDKRHDLLGMDNGYTIDHEVECGKLITLFSAPDYPQFLVIIFCCSSSILNPFLAFCCKLQRSGITIVEHILSLIHLILLPLFSIALKL from the exons ATGGCCGGCATGGAGCTTATCGACCCTGTTGTTGACCAGAGGCACCGCTCCAACTTGCAGGACGGGCAGCTTCTCGCAGCCCTACGTCTTCGTACCCACGACAAGTTGTGGTTACTTGACCACCGCTGGGTTCCACG TCTACGTGCTGCTGGTCTGCTTCCGTTTGCACGCCTGGTTGAGCGACACAGGCATAGGAGTGCGCGTTTTCCAGTGGACCGTGCACTCCTCTCTGCTTGGGTGGACCGCTGGAGACCGGAGACGCACACGTTCCACCTCCCTGTAGGTGAGATGACCGTCACTCTACAGGACGTCGCCATGCTCTTCGGTCTACCTCTCGACGGTACCCCGATCGGCCCAGTTGTCGTGCCGGCGGACTGGGACGAGCAACTCCTGCACCGTTTCGACGGTGTGTTGCAGCCGGCGGAGGGAGAGCCTGAGCAGTTAGGCTTCCATGACCGCCACGGGCCTCCAAAGGCTTGGTTGTCTCAGTTCCGTGCGGAGAGGCTCACGGACGACGAGGACGACTGGAGGGTGCTACGACACTTGGAGGCGTACCTGCTTTGGTTGTTTGGTTGGGTACTCTTCACCAGTTCCCACCACGACACCGTCGACAGGCACTTCGTCCACTACGCGGCGCAGATAGCGTACGCACCACTTGAGGCGATTCCCCAGTACAGTTGGGGTTCTGCAGTGCTTGCAGCTACGTATCGGGCTTTGTGTGACGCTTGCACTCGGAGGACTTCGACAGGTACGTTGGCTGGTTGTCCGTTGTTGCTGATGTTGTGGTCGTTCGAGCGGTTCGACATCGGTAGGCCGACCCTGTCGTCGTACGAGCCGTACGCCGACGAGGTGTACGTTTTCGACCTGTTTGGTGAGGCCGACGAGCTCGATGCCCCAACGATGGGCACACTCTGGTTGTCCCGTGAC CCTAGGTGGGCAACAGGCACGGGTAGAGGCACGTACAATGCGTACGTCGCTGCATTGGACCAGCTCACAGCTGACAGGGTTCGGTGGACCCCGTACACAGCAGCTGACATACATGCCCGTGCTCCGCGTGGCTTGTCGGAGTTGTGCTACCGAGACCAGGAGCTGTGGTGCACGAGGAAACGATTGGTGTTCGACATCTTTGTCGAGCCATATTGTCCAGAGCGGGTGGCACGTCAGTTTGGCCGTGCGCAGGTCTTTCCCCTTCCCCGACTTGAGTTTGACGGGTCCCACGA GTATTCAAGGAAAGGTCAAGGTATAGCGTTCGAGCAATCGTGGGTGGATAGGATGGTGCTTTGGGTCAACGCCTGGGCACAGGCTGCCGCTGACGTGCACGACCTTGGTGGGCCATTCGACGAGGGCACGTACCGAGAGTACTTGCGTTGGTTCCACGGAGCCACACGCGTCCGTTGCTTCCCCGTGCCGGTAGAGGCCGCGCCGCACGAGGCCGAGATCACCGACACGTTCGTGATGGAGCCACCAGCTGCTTTCCATGCGCTG ACAGATATCTGTAGTGACGTGGGCAACGAGCTGCTTTCGTATGCCCAGAGGTTCGAGCAGACCCCGCCAACGGTTGGTAGGCTTGAGTTGGTTGCCGCCCTTCGACGACTGGGGCAACGTTGCTTGGCGGGAGTTCGCCGGGCATCATGCCGCCAGACCACAGACGTAGTTGTTGACGTCCACCAGGGtgtgcctccacctcctcctccaccacctccagtCGTAGGATCTGGAGGACGTTCTGGTCCTTCCCAGCAGAGGGTTCCAGTCCTAG GTACATGTGCTTCATGCAGTGACTACACGGAGGGTACTAGCAGCCTAGCCCATGCCATGTCGCAGCGCGATGGCGATgccatcgccatcgccgccgcggcggcggcgacggatcCCTCCCCGGACCCGACACCGGCCCCGCCGGTGGTCAAGTGGCCCGAGGGCGGCGCGCTGACGCGGGACTGGGTGGCGGGGCTTGCGTCCACGCTGGACTGGTGCTCACGGCACCTCCCCGCGGACCGCCTCCCGGAGGTGCTCCCGGCCGCGCTGGTCCAGCGCCTGgtcctggccgccgccgccatcttgCACCGCGAGCCCAACCTCGTCCGCGTCGACCCGCGCCCCGGCCAGGccgtcatcgtcgtcggggatGTCCACGGCCAGCTCCACGACGTCATCTTCCTGCTCCGCGACGCCGGGTTCCCGTCCGAGGACCGCATCTTCGTCTTCAACGGCGACTACGTCGACCGCGGCGCCTGGGGCCTCGAGACCTTCCTGCTGCTACTCGCGTGGAAG GTGCTACTCCCGAATTGTGTGTTCCTTCTCCGAGGAAACCACGAATCCAAATACTGCACGTCAGTATATGGTTTCGAGAAGGAGGTAATGACTAAATACAAAGATCAGGGCCCTCAAGTTTATCGAAAGTTTTTAAGATGTTTTGAGGACCTTCCTCTAGCGACAATAATAGCAGGAAGCGTGTACACCGCACACGGAGGTGTCTTCCGTGGAACGATTGTAGTGCCATCAAAGAgatcaaaaaaaagaaagaagggtCACAAATACAAGGCGGATTTTACTGTTGATGTCACAGCCATGAAACTTGGATCCTTGGATGAGTTATTGAAAGCAAGGAGAACTGTTCTTGACCCTCCTTgtgaaggctcaaatttgatcccTGGGGATGTGCTCTGGTCTGACCCTTCCTTGCAGATGGGTCTTTCACCGAATAAAGAACGAGGCATCGGTTTGCTTTGGGGTCCAGATATCACTCAACAGTTTCTGCGGACAAATCATTTGAAG CTAATCATCAGGTCACATGAAGGTCCAGACGCAAGAGACAAGCGACACGATCTCTTAGGAATGGATAATGGATATACAATTGATCACGAAGTAGAATGTGGGAAACTAATTACTCTCTTCAGTGCACCAGACTACCCACAATTTCTGGTGATAATTTTTTGCTGTTCATCTTCGATATTGAATCCCTTCCTGGCTTTTTGTTGCAA GCTTCAGAGGAGCGGCATAACAATCGTGGAGCATATATTGTCCTTAATCCACCTGATTTTGCTACCCCTGTTTTCCATAGCTTTGAAGCTGTAA
- the LOC136550547 gene encoding serine/threonine-protein phosphatase 7 long form homolog isoform X1 yields MAGMELIDPVVDQRHRSNLQDGQLLAALRLRTHDKLWLLDHRWVPRLRAAGLLPFARLVERHRHRSARFPVDRALLSAWVDRWRPETHTFHLPVGEMTVTLQDVAMLFGLPLDGTPIGPVVVPADWDEQLLHRFDGVLQPAEGEPEQLGFHDRHGPPKAWLSQFRAERLTDDEDDWRVLRHLEAYLLWLFGWVLFTSSHHDTVDRHFVHYAAQIAYAPLEAIPQYSWGSAVLAATYRALCDACTRRTSTGTLAGCPLLLMLWSFERFDIGRPTLSSYEPYADEVYVFDLFGEADELDAPTMGTLWLSRDPRWATGTGRGTYNAYVAALDQLTADRVRWTPYTAADIHARAPRGLSELCYRDQELWCTRKRLVFDIFVEPYCPERVARQFGRAQVFPLPRLEFDGSHEYSRKGQGIAFEQSWVDRMVLWVNAWAQAAADVHDLGGPFDEGTYREYLRWFHGATRVRCFPVPVEAAPHEAEITDTFVMEPPAAFHALTDICSDVGNELLSYAQRFEQTPPTVGRLELVAALRRLGQRCLAGVRRASCRQTTDVVVDVHQGVPPPPPPPPPVVGSGGRSGPSQQRVPVLGTCASCSDYTEGTSSLAHAMSQRDGDAIAIAAAAAATDPSPDPTPAPPVVKWPEGGALTRDWVAGLASTLDWCSRHLPADRLPEVLPAALVQRLVLAAAAILHREPNLVRVDPRPGQAVIVVGDVHGQLHDVIFLLRDAGFPSEDRIFVFNGDYVDRGAWGLETFLLLLAWKVLLPNCVFLLRGNHESKYCTSVYGFEKEVMTKYKDQGPQVYRKFLRCFEDLPLATIIAGSVYTAHGGVFRGTIVVPSKRSKKRKKGHKYKADFTVDVTAMKLGSLDELLKARRTVLDPPCEGSNLIPGDVLWSDPSLQMGLSPNKERGIGLLWGPDITQQFLRTNHLKLIIRSHEGPDARDKRHDLLGMDNGYTIDHEVECGKLITLFSAPDYPQFLASEERHNNRGAYIVLNPPDFATPVFHSFEAVKPRPAAHPFYDFEEVIDSDE; encoded by the exons ATGGCCGGCATGGAGCTTATCGACCCTGTTGTTGACCAGAGGCACCGCTCCAACTTGCAGGACGGGCAGCTTCTCGCAGCCCTACGTCTTCGTACCCACGACAAGTTGTGGTTACTTGACCACCGCTGGGTTCCACG TCTACGTGCTGCTGGTCTGCTTCCGTTTGCACGCCTGGTTGAGCGACACAGGCATAGGAGTGCGCGTTTTCCAGTGGACCGTGCACTCCTCTCTGCTTGGGTGGACCGCTGGAGACCGGAGACGCACACGTTCCACCTCCCTGTAGGTGAGATGACCGTCACTCTACAGGACGTCGCCATGCTCTTCGGTCTACCTCTCGACGGTACCCCGATCGGCCCAGTTGTCGTGCCGGCGGACTGGGACGAGCAACTCCTGCACCGTTTCGACGGTGTGTTGCAGCCGGCGGAGGGAGAGCCTGAGCAGTTAGGCTTCCATGACCGCCACGGGCCTCCAAAGGCTTGGTTGTCTCAGTTCCGTGCGGAGAGGCTCACGGACGACGAGGACGACTGGAGGGTGCTACGACACTTGGAGGCGTACCTGCTTTGGTTGTTTGGTTGGGTACTCTTCACCAGTTCCCACCACGACACCGTCGACAGGCACTTCGTCCACTACGCGGCGCAGATAGCGTACGCACCACTTGAGGCGATTCCCCAGTACAGTTGGGGTTCTGCAGTGCTTGCAGCTACGTATCGGGCTTTGTGTGACGCTTGCACTCGGAGGACTTCGACAGGTACGTTGGCTGGTTGTCCGTTGTTGCTGATGTTGTGGTCGTTCGAGCGGTTCGACATCGGTAGGCCGACCCTGTCGTCGTACGAGCCGTACGCCGACGAGGTGTACGTTTTCGACCTGTTTGGTGAGGCCGACGAGCTCGATGCCCCAACGATGGGCACACTCTGGTTGTCCCGTGAC CCTAGGTGGGCAACAGGCACGGGTAGAGGCACGTACAATGCGTACGTCGCTGCATTGGACCAGCTCACAGCTGACAGGGTTCGGTGGACCCCGTACACAGCAGCTGACATACATGCCCGTGCTCCGCGTGGCTTGTCGGAGTTGTGCTACCGAGACCAGGAGCTGTGGTGCACGAGGAAACGATTGGTGTTCGACATCTTTGTCGAGCCATATTGTCCAGAGCGGGTGGCACGTCAGTTTGGCCGTGCGCAGGTCTTTCCCCTTCCCCGACTTGAGTTTGACGGGTCCCACGA GTATTCAAGGAAAGGTCAAGGTATAGCGTTCGAGCAATCGTGGGTGGATAGGATGGTGCTTTGGGTCAACGCCTGGGCACAGGCTGCCGCTGACGTGCACGACCTTGGTGGGCCATTCGACGAGGGCACGTACCGAGAGTACTTGCGTTGGTTCCACGGAGCCACACGCGTCCGTTGCTTCCCCGTGCCGGTAGAGGCCGCGCCGCACGAGGCCGAGATCACCGACACGTTCGTGATGGAGCCACCAGCTGCTTTCCATGCGCTG ACAGATATCTGTAGTGACGTGGGCAACGAGCTGCTTTCGTATGCCCAGAGGTTCGAGCAGACCCCGCCAACGGTTGGTAGGCTTGAGTTGGTTGCCGCCCTTCGACGACTGGGGCAACGTTGCTTGGCGGGAGTTCGCCGGGCATCATGCCGCCAGACCACAGACGTAGTTGTTGACGTCCACCAGGGtgtgcctccacctcctcctccaccacctccagtCGTAGGATCTGGAGGACGTTCTGGTCCTTCCCAGCAGAGGGTTCCAGTCCTAG GTACATGTGCTTCATGCAGTGACTACACGGAGGGTACTAGCAGCCTAGCCCATGCCATGTCGCAGCGCGATGGCGATgccatcgccatcgccgccgcggcggcggcgacggatcCCTCCCCGGACCCGACACCGGCCCCGCCGGTGGTCAAGTGGCCCGAGGGCGGCGCGCTGACGCGGGACTGGGTGGCGGGGCTTGCGTCCACGCTGGACTGGTGCTCACGGCACCTCCCCGCGGACCGCCTCCCGGAGGTGCTCCCGGCCGCGCTGGTCCAGCGCCTGgtcctggccgccgccgccatcttgCACCGCGAGCCCAACCTCGTCCGCGTCGACCCGCGCCCCGGCCAGGccgtcatcgtcgtcggggatGTCCACGGCCAGCTCCACGACGTCATCTTCCTGCTCCGCGACGCCGGGTTCCCGTCCGAGGACCGCATCTTCGTCTTCAACGGCGACTACGTCGACCGCGGCGCCTGGGGCCTCGAGACCTTCCTGCTGCTACTCGCGTGGAAG GTGCTACTCCCGAATTGTGTGTTCCTTCTCCGAGGAAACCACGAATCCAAATACTGCACGTCAGTATATGGTTTCGAGAAGGAGGTAATGACTAAATACAAAGATCAGGGCCCTCAAGTTTATCGAAAGTTTTTAAGATGTTTTGAGGACCTTCCTCTAGCGACAATAATAGCAGGAAGCGTGTACACCGCACACGGAGGTGTCTTCCGTGGAACGATTGTAGTGCCATCAAAGAgatcaaaaaaaagaaagaagggtCACAAATACAAGGCGGATTTTACTGTTGATGTCACAGCCATGAAACTTGGATCCTTGGATGAGTTATTGAAAGCAAGGAGAACTGTTCTTGACCCTCCTTgtgaaggctcaaatttgatcccTGGGGATGTGCTCTGGTCTGACCCTTCCTTGCAGATGGGTCTTTCACCGAATAAAGAACGAGGCATCGGTTTGCTTTGGGGTCCAGATATCACTCAACAGTTTCTGCGGACAAATCATTTGAAG CTAATCATCAGGTCACATGAAGGTCCAGACGCAAGAGACAAGCGACACGATCTCTTAGGAATGGATAATGGATATACAATTGATCACGAAGTAGAATGTGGGAAACTAATTACTCTCTTCAGTGCACCAGACTACCCACAATTTCTG GCTTCAGAGGAGCGGCATAACAATCGTGGAGCATATATTGTCCTTAATCCACCTGATTTTGCTACCCCTGTTTTCCATAGCTTTGAAGCTGTAAAGCCTCGACCTGCG GCCCATCCGTTCTATGATTTCGAAGAAGTGATCGACTCAGATGAATAG